A part of Salmo trutta chromosome 15, fSalTru1.1, whole genome shotgun sequence genomic DNA contains:
- the LOC115148375 gene encoding zinc finger protein 2 homolog: IHQRTHTGEKSLSCTQCGKSFTSSSHLTRHQRRHTEEKPYGCDQCGKSFVRSGHLTVHQRIHTGEKPYSCDQCGKSFTDSSGLTKHQRIHTGDKPYSCGQCGKSFVQSSDLTVHQRIHTGEKPYSCGQCGKSFASSSILTLHQRIHTGEKPYSCGQCGKSFVQSSHLTRHQRIHTGDKPYSCGQCGKSFVQSTDLTVHQRIHTGEKPYSCTQCGK; this comes from the exons attcatcagagaacacacacaggagagaaatctttaagctgtactcaatgtgggaagagttttacttcatctagccatctgactcgacaccagagaagacacacagaagagaaaccttatggctgtgatcaatgtgggaagagttttgttcgatctggccatctgacagtgcaccagagaatacacacaggagagaaaccatatagctgtgatcaatgtgggaagagttttactgactctagtggtctgactaaacaccagagaatacacacgggcgataaaccttatagctgtgggcaatgtgggaagagttttgttcaatcttcagatctgacagtgcaccagagaatacacacaggagagaaaccttatagctgtggtcaatgtgggaaaagttttgctTCATCTAGcattctgactctacaccagagaatacacacaggagagaaaccttatagctgtggtcaatgtgggaagagttttgttca atctagccatctgactcgacaccagagaatacacacaggagataaaccttatagctgtggtcaatgtgggaagagttttgttcaatctacaGATCTGAccgtgcaccagagaatacacacaggagagaaaccctacagctgtactcaatgtgggaag